From a single Candidatus Izimaplasma bacterium HR1 genomic region:
- a CDS encoding Putative multidrug export ATP-binding/permease protein, protein MNYWGDYMLRKFIKYYKNHQVLFYIDTVAALAMAGINLYFPSVVRNIINIYVPAGDYKSIYFFGAILAVLYVIRMFCSFIVNYWGHVMGTRIERDMRVDLYKKIQTLDSDYFDDHKTGTIMTHIVGHLRDISEMAHHTPENIIVSTVTIIGSFIILFNIHIIFTIFIFALIVILIFYSNSRRRKMMAASRKTRATHEEINSEVENSIGGIRLTKAFTNEDFELRKFKNVTNLYQASFRDFYKQMGIFSSGTGLIIDLLFVLILVYGGVLAINGEITIGDYTVFFLYITILIQPIRTLIQTIEQVQKGWSGYEKFHAIQMIEPKIVSNDNPIFMDNPRGLIEFRNVTFQYESSRSDVLKNFDVKVSPGKKIALVGETGVGKSTISKLIPRFYDVNEGEVLVDGINVKEYDIYSLRSNIGHVQQDVYIFYGTIKNNILYGRPEATDEDVIKAAKQANIHDFIMSLDHGYDTLVGERGVKLSGGQKQRVSIARVFLKNPPVLILDEATSSLDNVTEKLIQKALDELSVGRTTLVIAHRLSTISNADEILVLTENGISERGTHKELINNNGYYAKLYNASIEI, encoded by the coding sequence ATGAATTATTGGGGTGATTATATGTTAAGAAAATTTATTAAATATTACAAAAACCATCAGGTATTATTCTACATTGATACAGTAGCTGCATTGGCTATGGCAGGGATAAATCTATACTTCCCAAGTGTCGTTAGAAATATCATAAATATTTACGTACCTGCTGGTGATTATAAAAGTATCTATTTCTTTGGTGCAATTCTTGCTGTTCTCTACGTAATTAGGATGTTTTGTAGTTTTATTGTTAATTACTGGGGCCATGTAATGGGTACTAGAATCGAACGCGATATGCGTGTCGATTTATATAAGAAAATTCAAACTCTAGATAGTGATTACTTTGATGATCATAAAACAGGGACAATCATGACGCACATTGTGGGACACTTAAGAGATATTAGTGAAATGGCTCACCATACACCTGAAAACATTATCGTAAGTACCGTTACTATCATAGGTAGTTTTATAATTCTATTCAATATTCACATTATATTTACTATCTTCATTTTTGCACTAATTGTTATATTAATTTTCTACTCTAACTCAAGAAGAAGAAAAATGATGGCGGCATCTCGTAAAACGAGAGCAACCCATGAAGAAATAAATAGTGAAGTAGAAAATTCAATCGGAGGTATTAGACTTACTAAAGCTTTTACCAATGAAGACTTCGAATTAAGGAAATTTAAAAATGTCACAAACCTTTACCAAGCATCATTTAGAGATTTCTACAAACAAATGGGTATCTTTAGTAGTGGTACAGGACTAATAATAGATCTACTATTTGTGTTAATATTAGTATATGGTGGTGTCTTAGCAATTAATGGTGAAATCACTATTGGTGATTACACTGTATTCTTCCTCTACATCACAATCTTAATCCAACCAATTAGAACCTTGATTCAAACTATAGAGCAAGTTCAAAAGGGATGGAGTGGTTATGAGAAATTCCACGCTATCCAAATGATAGAGCCAAAAATCGTTTCTAATGACAATCCGATATTCATGGATAACCCTCGTGGTTTAATTGAATTTAGAAATGTTACATTCCAATATGAATCTTCAAGGAGTGATGTCTTAAAGAATTTTGATGTCAAAGTAAGTCCTGGTAAAAAAATAGCCTTAGTCGGAGAAACCGGTGTAGGTAAGAGCACAATCAGTAAATTGATTCCTAGATTTTATGATGTTAATGAAGGTGAAGTTCTTGTTGATGGAATCAATGTTAAAGAATATGATATTTACTCATTACGTTCAAACATAGGACATGTTCAACAAGATGTTTATATATTCTATGGAACTATAAAAAATAATATATTATACGGAAGACCTGAAGCAACTGATGAAGATGTAATTAAAGCTGCTAAACAGGCAAACATCCATGATTTCATAATGAGTTTAGATCACGGTTATGATACCTTAGTTGGTGAAAGAGGAGTAAAACTTTCTGGAGGACAAAAACAACGAGTAAGTATTGCCCGAGTTTTTCTTAAAAATCCCCCTGTTTTAATCCTTGATGAAGCAACAAGTTCATTAGATAATGTTACTGAGAAACTAATTCAAAAGGCACTTGACGAATTAAGTGTAGGACGTACTACCTTAGTCATTGCCCACCGTTTAAGTACTATTTCAAATGCAGATGAAATTCTCGTTTTAACTGAGAATGGAATCAGTGAAAGAGGGACCCACAAAGAACTAATTAATAACAATGGATATTACGCAAAATTATATAACGCAAGTATAGAAATCTAA